The genome window TCTGAGGATATGAGGAAGTTGCAGAAGAGCTTGTTGGAAGACATGGTTAATGTGCTTAGGAAGATGCGGCCTTTCTATAGCAGAGGTGAAGCAATGTGGTCCTTGTTGATCCATGATATTAATCTTTCCCATGCATGTATAACAGATGGTGATACTTTCAGTGGTTCAGGATGCAATGAGATCTCAAGGGCTCCTGCTGTGCAGTCAAATGTAGAGCCGAATACCAATGGCACTACTACTTCAGTCATGGTGGAAAGCAATGTCCCTGAAAGTGATAAGCTAAAACCGTCAATAACTCATCCTCAAATTACTTCCAAAGCTGAAATGCCACCTTTGGGTGGTGTCCCAGGCTTAACTTCTTCAAAATTTTATGCCTCAAGCATTGTGCATGGCGCAACTTCTAGTTCAGGTCCCATGAAGGAGAATCCACCATCGTCATCTAAATCTGCAGAGGAGGAATTCCGGTCTCAGACTGTGGTTAAACCTTCTCTAACACGAGAAAAGCTTGCAGGTAGTAGAAAGGGGCTTGCAGGTAGTTCTAGGAATCGATACAGGTCAACTCATTTGGAAAGGAATAACCGAGGTCATGGACATAGATCAGCTTCGAGATTATCCAAAAATAGCAACTTGGGTAACCTGCTGTTAGACAAAAAATGCAAATCAATTTCCGATTCTGTAAGCGTGGATCCTAAAAGCTCTCCTCTTAAACTAGATAAAACAGTTGATCTCCTAACATCACAATCATATACGACTCAGAACTTTTCTTTTACTGCTGGCTCATCATCGTCTGGCACGGACAAAGTTAGCAATAGTGCTTCATTACTTGCTGCAAACACCGATGCTTCCTTATTACTTTCTAGTAATATCAGCGATGACATCAGTACCAGACCTAGTGATACTGCTGTATCTAAAAAGAGTAGTAGCATTTCCAGCTTTCTGTGCCATCAGGCTGGTTCCAATTGTGCTGCGGATGCAAAGGATGAGATATTGGTCAAGTTAGTCCCCCATGTTCAGGAGCTGCAGACCCAACTGCAGGATTGGAGAGATTGGGCACAGCAAAAGGTGATGCAGGCTGCTCGTAGACTGAGCAAGGACAAAGTCGAGCTTCAAATCCTGaggcaagaaaaagaagaagcaacTCGTCTCCTGAAGGAAAAGGAGACACTCGAAGTCAGCATGATGAAGAAGGTCGCAGAGACAGAGTATGCATGGTCGAAAGCTTGTGCACAATATGAAATGTCAAATGCGACTATGGGAAAGCTTGAAAATGACAACAACAAACTGAGGCAGGCATTGGAAATTGCAAAGTCACATGCTACCAAATTAGCAGCTAATTGTCAAGAAGCATCAATGAGGGAGATTATGACCCTTAAGAAGATACATTCATGGGAAAAGGAAAAAGTGATGTTTAATGAGGAGCTTGCAGCTGAAAAGAACAAACTCTCACGGCTTCGGCATCAACTTGAAGAAGCTAAGGATTGTCATGACCAAAGTGAGGTAACTGTCGGTGAACACATTGCTTCTTAGTTACATCATTGCTTGCTTGTTATGGGCTTGTCTTTTATCTCTCTGACGTTCAATCCTATGCTCAGAATATTGTCCATCATTGTGACCCATATTGGAGCTAATAGAAAATTCCATTTTCTCCCGTGCATTGTTAGGAAACTCTAAGGATGGGTCTCTGTTTCACAGTAATATTACTCCTTTATGATATAGGTGATTAAGATTTGAATCACAGAGACAGCCTTCTGCTTGCAGATATAAGGCTGCATTCGTTGACCCTCCTTAGACCTGTCTTGATGGGATCCATTTGCACTGGACTGTCCTTTGTTATTAATGAACTACAAAATAATTACTGAATAGCGTGTGACTGTATTTTGTAAGTTCAGCTGATACATACAATAAATTAAATATGAAGTTACATGGCATATTGTTAGTGGGCAGTTAAAAGCATATTGAGCAATAATATCATCTTCACCGTTGTGTTCCTATGTTAGTTCCTTCAGTTCCCAGTGTGCATTCAAGCACAGATGGATGCTGTAGTTTCAGACCTTTCAGGAACAAAGGATCAAAAATGAATGTTGAAAAAAGTATTTCGATTTCAGTCAAATAAGATTATTTTCACCTGTCTTCTTTTTGTAGTTCATCTGAGATGTCAATCTTACTTGGCAACTTTTATATGTATGTTTGTCTATgtgtaattaacatactaacccaGCTTTTAAGAGATCCCATATTTGGTGATTTCAAATGATCAAGGAAGAATAAACAGAACAAAGCTGGTCATTGAATCTAAGAAGGCTTGATTAGATTCTAAAGATTGGATAAACTTGTTTAGTTACCAAAGGTTCCCCAATCATGTATCTAATTCTAGTTTTCTTTCTGTTTTACCTTTTCCACATCACCACAAACTGTTATAGTCCTTGGTCATTTTGAATTGTTTAGATATGCACAATGTGATATGTCTCCTCACCTGGAAGGAAAACATCACAGGCTGCTTGGAAGCAGGAAGAGAAGGCAAAGGAAGAATCACTCATGCAGGCTGCTGCCCAAAAAAATGAACGTGAGAATATAGAGGCCTCAGCAAAATTGGAGGAAGATGCCTTTATATTGAAGACAGAAATTGGTTTACAAAGATACAAAGATGATATCAGGACACTAGAAAACCAGATTGCGAAACTCAGGCTGAAAAGTTGTACAAAAATTCCAGTGCTTAGTTGGGATACCAGTGTTCATTCTAACACTGATATGGGGGATTCCCAGGGATCAGGAAATGGAGACATACGGCGTGATCGAGAATGTGTAATGTGCTTGACTGAGGAAATGTCAGTTGTTTTCCTTCCCTGCTCCCATCAAGTTGTTTGTGCAAAATGCAACGAGTTGCATGAGAAGCAGGGTATGAAGGACTGCCCATCATGCAGGACCCCCATTCGGCGCAGGATCTATGTACGCTCTGCTTACTCTTAACTTGCATATAGCATCTTAGGTCAGGAAAATCACAAGGATATGGAGTAATGCTTTGTGAGGCTTGGCACTGGATAATGAATATTGAGgggagggttttttttttttttttttgtcttttttgctTTTGAGATGCATCATCGAGGAGGTGCAAGTTTCTGATgtgttcatttttttctttctgtCCTTTCATGATCGCTCTTATTGTTTGGATAATTCATATTAAATGTGAGATTTGTCACAATGGATGTTACAATATATAGAACAGGAGGGGAGTATGGCTTGGAATGTAGATTATTTCGTTGGATGCAAGTATTAGAAACAACTATAATTTACATTGCGTAACACATTTTAACTATGAGATCTGTAAACATAATCCTCATCATTGTCATTTACCTTGTTTTATGATTCCTTTTAAAATCCGCTTTGCGTAATATTTGCATCGGTTATTCTATTTTATTCAGTCATGTggtgtttaaaattttattcagtCATTCGGACCGTCTTTACTCCTTTAGGTTGCAGTCAAGTGATATTGCTCCGAAATCATATCTGGCCATCTTATGCCTTTAGTTAGTGTGGACATGGAGGAGCTGACACTCCTGATTGCTAGGAGAGGACTAAAATGTGGAATTATAAAGGTCATTAGGAGGAAAGAGTTTTGTTTAACTTTTTATTAAAACCTGCCGATATTACTATTGACATTTATATGGTTATTGAAGATGaaatgcatctctctctctctctctctctcttatttaatGCTTTAACGTCTTTGTTGGGTGAAATTGAACCAgcatattttttttgttcttatatGATGATATGTGATTTTAGCATATTTTTTGTTTGCCAACTGTGATTGATACCAGACTTTGTGCGTTCCTGCCAAATGTGGACTCTCCGAAGGGGAAGATATCAAGTTTTTGTTATGTTCTCATGGCAGTGGATCAAGTCTAAAAGATGACACACACTGTTTACTGGAGAAAAAATGATGAACACTAAGCGATGTCACCAATCTTTTAGCAAGCAAGGTTTGCATGTCCATTGACTAAAAGAACATTACTTGTACACATATCTAAATCGTAAGGCTGGCTGAGATATAACTTTGTAAGGAGAAGATGGATGAGGAGGTTGAGCTTCTTCTATCGTTGCCACATCTTATGACGATCATTAATTCCACTCTTCTCGATCTCTCTAATCTTTCCCGTTGCATTCCCATATATCATGTACGAAAACGTTGTCTTAATCCAATTCTTTGGGTTTCTTAATCATAATGAGTCTCTCAATCAACCTTAAAATGCTCAGttctgaaaaaataaaataaaaagagattCTAATGTAATATTAAAATAACATGATGAGCTAGCTCTAAGATAACAgtctattttttattatctaagatCTTTTACTCGATACTATCGATAAAGAAGATGTCAAGTGATCTTCTATAAAAAGGCTCCTTTGATATCTAAACGaatcatcatatcataattgTGACAGTTCAACGATTTAAACTCAAGTATTCGA of Musa acuminata AAA Group cultivar baxijiao chromosome BXJ2-3, Cavendish_Baxijiao_AAA, whole genome shotgun sequence contains these proteins:
- the LOC103977729 gene encoding putative E3 ubiquitin-protein ligase RF298, with the translated sequence MATMVAASGSLGSSPMSNQEKCSRNKRKFQTDSPVLDPSDPSLMESAIHEYEPFPTGPLSNHDLEKHVSACSTCRALTHSLKEVLDLEDVKYTDWSGMMETQLEELLLSNLDIAFKSAIKKITLYGYKESVAINALLRIGRCYGCKDPVSNIVEHALEYLSSGKAVDISSRENSSEDMRKLQKSLLEDMVNVLRKMRPFYSRGEAMWSLLIHDINLSHACITDGDTFSGSGCNEISRAPAVQSNVEPNTNGTTTSVMVESNVPESDKLKPSITHPQITSKAEMPPLGGVPGLTSSKFYASSIVHGATSSSGPMKENPPSSSKSAEEEFRSQTVVKPSLTREKLAGSRKGLAGSSRNRYRSTHLERNNRGHGHRSASRLSKNSNLGNLLLDKKCKSISDSVSVDPKSSPLKLDKTVDLLTSQSYTTQNFSFTAGSSSSGTDKVSNSASLLAANTDASLLLSSNISDDISTRPSDTAVSKKSSSISSFLCHQAGSNCAADAKDEILVKLVPHVQELQTQLQDWRDWAQQKVMQAARRLSKDKVELQILRQEKEEATRLLKEKETLEVSMMKKVAETEYAWSKACAQYEMSNATMGKLENDNNKLRQALEIAKSHATKLAANCQEASMREIMTLKKIHSWEKEKVMFNEELAAEKNKLSRLRHQLEEAKDCHDQSEAAWKQEEKAKEESLMQAAAQKNERENIEASAKLEEDAFILKTEIGLQRYKDDIRTLENQIAKLRLKSCTKIPVLSWDTSVHSNTDMGDSQGSGNGDIRRDRECVMCLTEEMSVVFLPCSHQVVCAKCNELHEKQGMKDCPSCRTPIRRRIYVRSAYS